In Lemur catta isolate mLemCat1 chromosome 5, mLemCat1.pri, whole genome shotgun sequence, the genomic stretch tatcaaatgctttttatgtctctgttcagatcctttattcttttaatatgtgACATAATGATTATCCTTAATGTTAGACAAACTTTGAATTTCTGGAGTAAACCAAAAGTAGTTTTGATATATTAACCCGTGTCAAATAGTTTTGATTCAGTAGGCTAATAATTTTGGGGGGGAGGATTTGAATCTCTTTGCATGAGAAATATtgacttatattttcttttcttattatatcTTGTCAGGTTTTGATATCATTGTTATTCTAGTATCATAAAATAAGCTGCAAAATTTGCCCTTTTTCCTGTTCGTTCAAAGATTTCCTTTCTTAAATGATTactagaatttaccagtgaagccagCTGGGCCTGGAGAGttttttgtgggaagattttattttttcactgctCTTAATATTATGTTCTTGTGTTTAATGAAAGTTTGTATATTTTATCccaattttcaaatttctttgcaTTAAATTGTCCATCATATTGACTAATActgttattaaattttatagaatCTGTAATGATGTTAGCTCTTTAATCCTGATGTGGGttatttgttccttttctgtttctttccttgcCCTACCTAGATGTTTATCAATTTTAATGatcttttcaaaacacagcaCTTTTGGGTTTGTTGATACTCTTCATCATATgagtgtttgttttctgtttcattaatatCTGTTCctgactttattattttctttcttttacattccTGGGGTTTATtgagtattctttttttaacatcttgAGATGCACGCTTGGTAGTTGATTTTTAGACTTTCTTTTCTAATGTGTTTATTCAGAGCTGTAGATTTTAGCTAAATTCTAAATTTGGATATTCCATTTTGCCATTGGCATCcacttgagaatattttctagttattattatgttttctttcttaggCCTATATAATTCACAAGTACAGTACCTAACTTCccaatatttggggattttctattttttggtttgGTTAGTTGTCagaaatatcagaagaaaaattatagcaATTCTTTGAGCCTCTGGAATATATGTTCCCTCTGAGAGGCTTTATTCTTTGCTTCTGATGGGTTGATAGACTAGGAGCAGATCATTTTAATGCAGTTAGGATCTAATTAACTTCAGTCATTACAAGGGTTGGTTTATTTCTGATCACCTTTATCTTTAGTGTGTAGTACAGGGTTCTGTTCAAAGACCTGATTTGTTTACAAGGGCTCCTCTTTTTTGGAAAGCCaatttgctattgttttttcCTTCCACCAGTGTGAAACTGCCTAGCTTTTCAGCTGTCCATTTTGTTTTTGGCACTTGCTTCAAAGGGTAAAGGGACACCAGATGCCAGGATCGTTTCTCTtggtttcctttctctcccaGGTCTCAGCTTGTAGATTTGTTTATCTTGGTATCCCTTTGATGCTTACaaacagattattaaaaatattgtgtacaGCTTTTCTAGTTCTCTGCTCGTTTCAAACAACTCATTCTGGCATTGCCGTAAGCAGAACTTTCAAGGAGTATTGTATTTTAAGTCTGGAGTAATGTATTTAAGTTATAGTTCTGCTTGCTGGCTGTTTGGACAAATCAACTAAgctctctaagccttagtttcctcacttgAAAATGGGAATACTAATAGTAATTACCTCATAGAGTTACTGTGAGGGTTAACAGAGTATACCTATGTAAAGTATTAGGGACTGCGCTTGACAGAAAATAAGAGCTGTAGGAAATGTAgctattattgtaattattacttttatttttattatcacccACATCTAGCACTTTAGGGAGTTCTAGGCATACAGTTAGCCACCAAGaagtattgtttatttttggttttatacaaaaattataaaggGTACATAAAAGTACTTTATAACAGGGTACAGTTCAAAGATCGTGTTagacagaaatttaaaagtgGCGGTATCAATATGTTGGCAGACTGTATTATTTAGGGAGTATTATAACAGATCACTGCACTCTGGTCCTTAGCCTTATAAGTGTAATGCATTAATCGTAATGATGACATCACTAGACTTGGAAATGATGACTCACACTAACCCATCTCAAAAGAGACTGATACATAAACTAAAATTTTAgtgtattaatttaaaatgaaagctatttCTGTCATGCCttctaaaaattcttattttagtattaccattttattctctgtttcttctATTTAGGAGACTAAATTATGGTTAAGAAGCTATTTGGTACACTTGGACTAAGGCAGGGTGAGAACTTTCCAgttagaggaagaggaggcacaCCTCCCCACCCTAAGGATGGCCTTGCCAGGGCAGATAATGGCACCAGAACAATGATAGGTGGGCATTGGTGATAGTTTATCTCGTTTCCTTCATTTTCCTGGGGGATCTTGTAGTGACACAGGCCAGTGCTCCAGTGCTATCTCTATCATTTAGCAGGTATGTGATCTTGGACAGATTTCTTAAATTCTCTGGGCCTCCGTTCCTTATCTACAAATTGAAGTAGAAGCCTGCTTATTACGAGTCTTGTGATgattaaattgtattatttaaggCATATTTACAGCTCCTAAAATGTAGAACATGCTcagtaaatgatagctattatacTTTTATCAAGAAAGCAGATTATCTCTTGATACATTTTTGACTATTATGTGTTAATTTTATAAGTTCACTCTTTAGTTCCTGTCTCTAACCTTTAAGCTTTTACAATTGCAGATATTTCTCGTTTGGTATTGGAGAAGGTGCCTCCGCCAGCCTCATAAAAGGCATTGCCCTGGCCTCAAGAGGCACTTCAGAATTTATCACAGGCAAGGACAGGATGCAGTCCAAGGTGAGAGAAGGGCTGTGTGTCCAGAGGTAACACTCCAGACAGTATGTAGAACAGGGTGGGGCACACTGCACAAGGGCAAGGGGCAGCAGCTTGCCTCAGGGCTGTCTTGTTTTGTATCCCCAAAGCCTTGCACAATATACGTAGTGGAAGGTACTTTTGGCTCATGTAAAAGGGGGCCCCTGTCTGTAGAAATGGTATCTGGTCCATACGTAGCTGAAAGCCCAGAAACGAGATGCTGAAAGGAGATTGGGGCCTGTGTATTAAAGACCAGAGACAGAGAAACTAAGAGCTTCGGCTGTCAAGATTGTGGTTCTAGGTCTGTGCCTTAGGACCTCTTTTGGTACAGTATCCATCCTTCATGCAAGGGTacaaagaagaggagaaggaacaaCTGTGATATGCCTAATGGATTGGAAGAAGTGGTAAATCGGTAATTCCATTTGATCAGTTTGCACAAGGAGAAGACATCTCGATACATTCCTAAGCTCCTGTTTTCCACTTGATGCTGTCTCTTGTCTAGTCCCCTTCTCCAGGGGCCTTGtttctcaaacattttcttcattcacacttatgttattaaatttttcaGCTTTATAAGTAAGGCAAGAGAAATAATGCCCATCTCCTAGTACAGTATTAAGAAGAAGGCATGCTGTGTGTTACACaccatagcacctggcacataatacatACTCAATAGTAGCTCTCATTGTCAGTATTATTTGTTTCTGCTTGTTCTGTTCCCTTTCTTCCATTAGGTTCTTAGGACCCTGAAACATTCTCTTCAGCCCATGGTAGAGGACATCTCTGTGAGCTGGGATTTGCCTCCTGGTCTATCTGCTAAAATGCTTTCCCCAGAACCAACTGTCATCTTTAAGGGTCAGAGGTTAATTGTCTATGCCCAGTTGATGGGGGTGATGCCAGTGAGTTcccattctttttatttcctctagtTGGAGTAGCCACCATACTGTACTGACAATTTCTTTAAAGCTGGTGGGTGGATTTGGATGTCAGGGAGAGATTGGACTTGTAGGTAGAGCCAGCCTATGCCCTTCCTCATCATTTGGGGCTCTGGTTTCCTGGGCTACCTGATTCTTAGCCAGATATTTAATGTATTGTGTTGGGGAGCTGCCCCTGTTCTAATCCTTTTTTTGGTGATCTCCTTCCATCACTTCTACTCTTCTCTAATTTGTAGCCAGAAGAGACAACAGGAAAAGTATGCCTCAAGTATGCATTCCAGGGCAAGAGTTTTGAGGATAAGGTGACATTTTCTCTACAACCCAAGCCCGATGCCAAGTGAGaattctgttttcctttgctattttcttccattccacccttcctcccttcctctctctatctctctctttctgtctcccccCGGCCCCTCCTGCCATCCTTGGAGGTTGGATTTGGGCTCAATTGTTTCCCTAcaatcactttttatttctaaaccaCCCAAGTCTTATCTCTCCCCTTACAtgactttttcttccctctgctaTTCCTAACTTTTAAGAGCTCAGAGCAACTGGCATGTGGGTGGTTTTCCCTTAggttcaggaattttttttttctttcagcttcacCATTCACCACCTTGCTGCCAAGGCCTTTATTCAGACCAAGGACATGGGCCTCATGGAGACTCCAGGAAGTTATAAAAGTGAAGTATTGAACATCAGCCGTGAATCTGGAGTCATAAGCTCCTTCACAGCTTTCATTGCTATCAACAAGGAGCTCAACAAGCCAGTTCAGGGACCCCTGACTTATATGGACATTCCAAGGCCAGTTCTGTTAAGAAGGCTCCAAGGAAGTGGTGAGTTTTATCTCATCCAAACTCCTATGGAATAAAGGGTCCGGAATATCTGAGCAcattatttaaaggaaaaggtGGTGAAACATTCTTAACTTGCCTTGTTTTTCTTGTCCTTCCACATATTGGATTTCTGGCTAGTGTTAAACTTTTCTGTCCTAGGGAACTACATTGTATCCCATTGGcaagtagattttaaataatcCAAGAGAAAAACCCAAACATTAAAACAGAAAGTGCACGTAAACATTgaataatcaaactctcaaaatCTGAAGtggatttatcttttttttttaaagcagcattattgagatataattcacatatcatataattcacccatttaaagtatacaatccAGTGGATTTTAGCATgttctgcaaccatcaccacaatcaatacaaatttagattattttcattaaCTAAGAAAGAAAGTCCATTACTGTTAACAatcattttcaatttctcttcctGACCACCACCTATCCTCTCCTgcaccccatcccctccctccatccccagtAATCACttacctgctttctgtctctctatatttgcctattctgtcTGTCTATATTTGGCTACTCTGGACATTTTGTCTTTGTATCTACCTGTAATTGTATATGCTTGGACCAAAATCTTCCCATTCCCCTACTCCCTAATTAccaagcctctggtaaccaccattctactgtccTTCCATGAGAtcagcttttttatttattttttatttttttgagatcagcttttttagattccatgaataaatgagatcatgcagtgtttatCTTTcggtgcctggcttatttcatttaacataatgttctccaggttcatccatatggtctcaaatgacaggatttcattgtgTTTAATGGCAGAATAGTggtccattgtgtatatattccacatttttgATATCCATTTATTTAGTGATAGATACCTAGGTTGATTCCaggtcttggctattgtgaataggcAATACGTGgcagtacagatatctcttcaacatactgatttcagatCTTTGGCTATATATCCATtagtgggattgcttgatcatgtgattgttctatttttaatattttgaggacccttcataatgttttccataatggctgtactaatttacattcccacgcACAGTGTACAGGGGTTCCAttttttccatatcctcaccaaaacttgttatcttttgtctttttgagtcTAACAggtgtgaaatgatatctcattgtgggtttgatttgcattttcctgatgataatattgaggttttttttcatatacctgttgaccatttatATGTcctcttgagaaatgtctattgaagtctcttgtccattttttaaataaggttagttttttcttactattgagttgtttaaGTTCCatgaatattttggatatattaaccCCTTACTGCACGTTTGTTTcgcaaatattttcacccattctgttgattgttttctttcctatgcAGAGGCTTTCTAGTTTGATGTaacctatttgtctattttttgcttttgttgcctgtgctatTGAGGCCATATCCAATAATTTATTGCCCacaccaatgtcatggagcttgtCCCTTATGTTTTCCTCTAGTAGTTTCCGAGTTTCAGatgttacatttaagtcttttatccattttgagttagctTTTGTATATGATGTGGAATAAGGGTCTaactttattcttctgcatgtgtatatccagttttctcaacaccatttattatAGAGACTGTCCTTTACCCATTGTGTGTTCTCAGCAACTTTCTGAAAAATTAGTTGGCTGTAAGTGTGTAGATTTATTACTGGGCTTTCCATTCTGCTCCATTGTTCTATATGTgtctttttatgccagtaccatgctgttttgattactacagcttt encodes the following:
- the LOC123638752 gene encoding von Willebrand factor A domain-containing protein 5A-like is translated as MPNGLEEVVLRTLKHSLQPMVEDISVSWDLPPGLSAKMLSPEPTVIFKGQRLIVYAQLMGVMPPEETTGKVCLKYAFQGKSFEDKVTFSLQPKPDANFTIHHLAAKAFIQTKDMGLMETPGSYKSEVLNISRESGVISSFTAFIAINKELNKPVQGPLTYMDIPRPVLLRRLQGSDAEEHSVLHHSSLLSSELVRSKIYRR